The Stackebrandtia nassauensis DSM 44728 genome includes the window ACCGTGACGGCCACCCCGCAGGCGGCAACGCCACGCCAGGACCGTTCCCACGCCATTCATCGAGCCTAAACGCTGCGCGGCGCGGGACGGAAGATTTCAGGCGGCTCGGGCGGTGAATCGGCCGCCGTCGCGTTCCAGGCGCAGCGGCAGGCCGAAGGTCTTCGACAGGTTCTGGGCGGTCAGGACGTCGTCCAGCAGCCCCGAGGCCACGACCGCGCCCTCGGTCAGCAGCAGCGCGTGGGTGAAGCCGGGCGGGATCTCCTCGACGTGGTGGGTCACCAGGACCAGGGCCGGGGCGTCGGGGTCCATGGCCAGCTCGCCCAGCCGTCCCACCAGCGCCTCGCGGGCGCCCAGGTCGAGGCCGGCGGCCGGTTCGTCGAGCAGCAGCAGCTCCGGGTCGGTCATGAGCGCCCGCGCGATCTGGACCCGCTTGCGTTCGCCCTCGGACAGGGTCGCGTAGCGGCGGTCGGCGAGGGTGTCGATGCCGAACTGCTCCAGCAGGCCCCGGGCGCGGATCTCGTCCATGGCCTCATAGGACTCACGTCCCCGGCCCAGCACCGCCCACGCCGCCGTCACCACCGCGTCGGCGACCGGCTCGTCACCCGGGATCGTCTCGGCCAGCGCCGCCGACGCCAGCCCGATCCGGGGCCGCAGCTCGAAGACGTCCACTTTGCCCATTTGCTCGTCGAGGACCCGCACCGTCCCCTTGGTGGGGTGCGACCGCCCCG containing:
- a CDS encoding ABC transporter ATP-binding protein, with the protein product MQCVSSTSDLVIDVSDVVVRRGASVLLDHVDWQVELDERWVILGPNGAGKTTLLNLVSGRSHPTKGTVRVLDEQMGKVDVFELRPRIGLASAALAETIPGDEPVADAVVTAAWAVLGRGRESYEAMDEIRARGLLEQFGIDTLADRRYATLSEGERKRVQIARALMTDPELLLLDEPAAGLDLGAREALVGRLGELAMDPDAPALVLVTHHVEEIPPGFTHALLLTEGAVVASGLLDDVLTAQNLSKTFGLPLRLERDGGRFTARAA